In Rutidosis leptorrhynchoides isolate AG116_Rl617_1_P2 chromosome 2, CSIRO_AGI_Rlap_v1, whole genome shotgun sequence, one genomic interval encodes:
- the LOC139891265 gene encoding uncharacterized protein → MITHPESSSLVTRDLLGDHRSSEQQLLPDLKDSSDHHTTSKHQNLNKPPLNIFDDINLDLKLVPLSSSSSSSSSSSLSSPPYTLGKVKFALERAQKDYTKKRCISTPKLTFQETTKVEEEIYAAGCPSCLLYVLIPKTNPKCPRCNMVVPFPTTMKKPRTDLNFTI, encoded by the exons ATGATCACCCATCCCGAATCAAGTTCCCTTGTCACTCGTGATTTGCTTGGCGATCATCGTTCATCCGAACAACAACTTCTTCCCGACTTAAAG GATTCAAGTGATCATCATACCACATCAAAGCATCAAAACCTCAACAAACCACCATTAAACATCTTTGATGACATCAACTTAGACCTTAAACTTGttcctttatcatcatcatcttcatcatcatcatcatcgtcattatcATCACCACCTTATACTCTTGGCAAAGTTAAATTTGCACTTGAACGAGCACAAAAAGACTACACGAAGAAACGTTGTATTTCAACGCCAAAATTAACGTTTCAAGAAACAACAAAAGTTGAGGAAGAAATTTATGCTGCTGGATGCCCAAGTTGTTTGCTTTATGTTCTTATACCTAAAACCAACCCAAAATGTCCTCGTTGCAACATGGTTGTACCTTTTCCTACAACTATGAAGAAACCTCGTACAGATCTTAACTTCACAATTTAA